In the genome of Capsicum annuum cultivar UCD-10X-F1 unplaced genomic scaffold, UCD10Xv1.1 ctg81061, whole genome shotgun sequence, the window TGCCATCTATTTAAATGTGATATTTGAAATATTAAGTATGCATTTGACCATGTTTCattgtaaaaatagaaaaaaaaaattagtcttTGTTTCCaaagtgaataatgatatttgaaaattggaGTTGTCATGGAGGAGGGGGGAATCCGCGCATCGCGCAGGTACGTATACTAGTAACTTATTAATAATAGAGATGACTTTATATTTTGGAGagcaataaaatatatgtataaatgagAAATATTATCTGTATTTATAGATGAAGGAGAAGGAGTGCAATACGTTAAACTCGTTGAATGAATAgaaggtttgaaaaaaaaaatcaaataaatatttaattagaatTTATCTTCTCTTTGTTACCTTATTTTTTGGATTCATTTTACttagtcaaatttactaaaatttagCAAACACTATATTCATGTTTACAAATATCTAAATgagataatatttgttattttttgccttttcttttggaTATGTCTTTACCNNNNNNNNNNNNNNNNNNNNNNNNNNNNNNNNNNNNNNNNNNNNNNNNNNNNNNNNNNNNNNNNNNNNNNNNNNNNNNNNNNNNNNNNNNNNNNNNNNNNNNNNNNNNNNNNNNNNNNNNNNNNNNNNNNNNNNNNNNNNNNNNNNNNNNNNNNNNNNNNNNNNNNNNNNNNNNNNNNNNNNNNNNNNNNNNNNNNNNNNNNNNNNNNNNNNNNNNNNNNNNNNNNNNNNNNNNNNNNNNNNNNNNNNNNNNNNNNNNNNNNNNNNNNNNNNNNNNNNNNNNNNNNNNNNNNNNNNNNNNNNNNNNNNNNNNNNNNNNNNNNNNNNNNNNNNNNNNNNNNNNNNNNNNNNNNNNNNNNNNNNNNNNNNNNNNNNNNNNNNNNNNNNNNNNNNNNNNNNNNNNNNNNNNNNNNNNNNNNNNNNNNNNNNNNNNNNNNNNNNNNNNNNNNNNNNNNNNNNNNNNNNNNNNNNNNNNNNNNNNNNNNNNNNNNNNNNNNNNNNNNNNNNNNNNNNNNNNNNNNNNNNNNNNNNNNNNNNNNNNNNNNNNNNNNNNNNNNNNNNNNNNNNNNNNNNNNNNNNNNNNNNNNNNNNNNNNNNNNNNNNNNNNNNNNNNNNNNNNNNNNNNNNNNNNNNNNNNNNNNNNNNNNNNNNNNNNNNNNNNNNNNNNNNNNNNNNNNNNNNNNNNNNNNNNNNNNNNNNNNNNNNNNNNNNNNNNNNNNNNNNNNNNNNNNNNNNNNNNNNNNNNNNNNNNNNNNNNNNNNNNNNNNNNNNNNNNNNNNNNNNNNNNNNNNNNNNNNNNNNNNNNNNNNNNNNNNNNNNNNNNNNNNNNNNNNNNNNNNNNNNNNNNNNNNNNNNNNNNNNNNNNNNNNNNNNNNNNNNNNNNNNNNNNNNNNNNNNNNNNNNNNNNNNNNNNNNNNNNNNNNNNNNNNNNNNNNNNNNNNNNNNNNNNNNNNNNNNNNNNNNNNNNNNNNNNNNNNNNNNNNNNNNNNNNNNNNNNNNNNNNNNNNNNNNNNNNNNNNNNNNNNNNNNNNNNNNNNNNNNNNNNNNNNNNNNNNNNNNNNNNNNNNNNNNNNNNNNNNNNNNNNNNNNNNNNNNNNNNNNNNNNNNNNNNNNNNNNNNNNNNNNNNNNNNNNNNNNNNNNNNNNNNNNNNNNNNNNNNNNNNNNNNNNNNNNNNNNNNNNNNNNNNNNNNNNNNNNNNNNNNNNNNNNNNNNNNNNNNNNNNNNNNNNNNNNNNNNNNNNNNNNNNNNNNNNNNNNNNNNNNNNNNNNNNNNNNNNNNNNNNNNNNNNNNNNNNNNNNNNNNNNNNNNNNNNNNNNNNNNNNNNNNNNNNNNNNNNNNNNNNNNNNNNNNNNNNNNNNNNNNNNNNNNNNNNNNNNNNNNNNNNNNNNNNNNNNNNNNNNNNNNNNNNNNNNNNNNNNNNNNNNNNNNNNNNNNNNNNNNNNNNNNNNNNNNNNNNNNNNNNNNNNNNNNNNNNNNNNNNNNNNNNNNNNNNNNNNNNNNNNNNNNNNNNNNNNNNNNNNNNNNNNNNNNNNNNNNNNNNNNNNNNNNNNNNNNNNNNNNNNNNNNNNNNNNNNNNNNNNNNNNNNNNNNNNNNNNNNNNNNNNNNNNNNNNNNNNNNNNNNNNNNNNNNNNNNNNNNNNNNNNNNNNNNNNNNNNNNNNNNNNNNNNNNNNNNNNNNNNNNNNNNNNNNNNNNNNNNNNNNNNNNNNNNNNNNNNNNNNNNNNNNNNNNNNNNNNNNNNNNNNNNNNNNNNNNNNNNNNNNNNNNNNNNNNNNNNNNNNNNNNNNNNNNNNNNNNNNNNNNNNNNNNNNNNNNNNNNNNNNNNNNNNNNNNNNNNNNNNNNNNNNNNNNNNNNNNNNNNNNNNNNNNNNNNNNNNNNNNNNNNNNNNNNNNNNNNNNNNNNNNNNNNNNNNNNNNNNNNNNNNNNNNNNNNNNNNNNNNNNNNNNNNNNNNNNNNNNNNNNNNNNNNNNNNNNNNNNNNNNNNNNNNNNNNNNNNNNNNNNNNNNNNNNNNNNNNNNNNNNNNNNNNNNNNNNNNNNNNNNNNNNNNNNNNNNNNNNNNNNNNNNNNNNNNNNNNNNNNNNNNNNNNNNNNNNNNNNNNNNNNNNNNNNNNNNNNNNNNNNNNNNNNNNNNNNNNNNNNNNNNNNNNNNNNNNNNNNNNNNNNNNNNNNNNNNNNNNNNNNNNNNNNNNNNNNNNNNNNNNNNNNNNNNNNNNNNNNNNNNNNNNNNNNNNNNNNNNNNNNNNNNNNNNNNNNNNNNNNNNNNNNNNNNNNNNNNNNNNNNNNNNNNNNNNNNNNNNNNNNNNNNNNNNNNNNNNNNNNNNNNNNNNNNNNNNNNNNNNNNNNNNNNNNNNNNNNNNNNNNNNNNNNNNNNNNNNNNNNNNNNNNNNNNNNNNNNNNNNNNNNNNNNNNNNNNNNNNNNNNNNNNNNNNNNNNNNNNNNNNNNNNNNNNNNNNNNNNNNNNNNNNNNNNNNNNNNNNNNNNNNNNNNNNNNNNNNNNNNNNNNNNNNNNNNNNNNNNNNNNNNNNNNNNNNNNNNNNNNNNNNNNNNNNNNNNNNNNNNNNNNNNNNNNNNNNNNNNNNNNNNNNNNNNNNNNNNNNNNNNNNNNNNNNNNNNNNNNNNNNNNNNNNNNNNNNNNNNNNNNNNNNNNNNNNNNNNNNNNNNNNNNNNNNNNNNNNNNNNNNNNNNNNNNNNNNNNNNNNNNNNNNNNNNNNNNNNNNNNNNNNNNNNNNNNNNNNNNNNNNNNNNNNNNNNNNNNNNNNNNNNNNNNNNNNNNNNNNNNNNNNNNNNNNNNNNNNNNNNNNNNNNNNNNNNNNNNNNNNNNNNNNNNNNNNNNNNNNNNNNNNNNNNNNNNNNNNNNNNNNNNNNNNNNNNNNNNNNNNNNNNNNNNNNNNNNNNNNNNNNNNNNNNNNNNNNNNNNNNNNNNNNNNNNNNNNNNNNNNNNNNNNNNNNNNNNNNNNNNNNNNNNNNNNNNNNNNNNNNNNNNNNNNNNNNNNNNNNNNAGAAGCAGAaattttttgcttcttcccagaagcagaaaaactgtttctgcttatttttaaaagcacttttgaaTGTTTACCAAACaccctctttttttaaaaaagtgttttttcttcaaaataagtgcttatttGGAGAAATAAGCAATCCCAAACATGCTATTACttccaaagaaagaaaaattgctTTGAGTAATTTCCTGAATAAGATTATCTCTAGACTTATTCATGACATAATTGAAGGATTTTTGCCTAAGCTCATTTCACAAAATCAGTCTAGTTTTGTTAAAGGCGGAAACATTACTGAAAATGTGTTGCTTGCTCAAGAAATAATTACCAATATTAGGATAAGGAGCAAGACTGCAATTGTGGTAATCAAGCCTGATATGGATAAAGCTTATGATAGAGTGGAGTGGAGATTTATCAATAGAGTTCTGGAGAACATGGGGTTTTCTAGTACTATTACTGATATGGTTTAGAGGATTTTGGCTAATAACTGGTATTCCATTTTGATAAATGGCCGATCACAAGAATTTTTTGATTCCTCCAGAGGAGTGAAGCAAGGGGATCCTCTGTCCCCTACTTTATTTACTATGATTGCTGAAGTACTGAGTAGAGCACTTAACATTTTATTTTCCTAAAATGATTTAATGGGTTTTGGCCTTCCTAAATGGAGTGATCAGATTAATCATCTTGCATGTGCAGATGATACTATCAATTTTGCTTCCATTGACAAGTTTTTATTGGAGTTAATTATGAAAATTCTTGGGGATTATGAAGATCAATCTGGTTAGAAGATTAACTGGGACAAAAGTGCCTTTTTTCTTCATAATAAGGTTGCACACTCACACTCTCAAATGGTGGAAGAAGTTAGACGTTTTCCTAAAGCTAAATTTCCTATACATTATCGTGGATGTCTAATAGGACATGGTATGAAGAGGAAGATTCACTTCTCAAAATTACTAAAACAGGTTTAGAATATGCTTCAACTATGGAAAAGATAACTTCAATCTTTTGGAGGTAAGGTTGTGTTGATTAATAATGTGTTACAAAGCATTTTAATTTATCAGTTATCTGCTTTTATGCCACCAAAATGTGTAATTTATGATCTACATAGACTGTTTGCTAAATTTGTATGGaattcaaaggaagttgggagaAATAAACATTGGGTTTCATTGCTTGATATTTGTTTACCAAAAGAGGAATGAGGTCTTTGGTTTAGATCTCTATTTGATGTTTCTAAAGCTTTATTTGCAAAGCTATGGTGGAAATTTAGAACTCAAAAGTTTATATGGACTAATTTCATGTGGGTTAACTACTGTAAGAGACATAGACCTCAAGTTGTTGAATGGAGAGGGGGTTCTCAAACATGGAAATATATGTTAATAGCCAGAGAATATTTTGATCAAGAGATATAGTGGGAACCTCAATCTGGTCATGCTAGTATATGGTTTGATAATTGGACTCAGAAGGGTGCTTTACATTATTATCTGCCCATTGGTTTCAGTACAAATAAAGGTACTGAAGATGTTCATCAACTGATGAAGAGTAATGGGTGGAATGTAGAATTACTTAAAGAAATCTTACCTAAAGAATTATGTGTGCATGTGGTGAGTAAAATTGGGATTCCAGGAAGGTCTGATGGTTGGGATAAACCATGTTGGATGCCTTAAGTTTCTGGAAAATTCACAGTTGGGAGTGAAATTGGAATACTGGTGTTGTGAATAAAGATCTCAGTTTTGTATGGGAAAAGGCAATACCTTTTAaagtatcctttttcttttagAGGCTCATtacaaaaaatggataaaattgcgGGGGTTACTTTAACCTctgtaaaattatatgaaatgcgGGGGTTAAAAATCTGTCGCTTAAATTTATAAAACCCCCCGCtatcaataaaaaaaagaggaaatattttccctcttttttttaattGGCCAAACATTTTCCCTCTTGGACAaaatattttccctctttttttaaTTGGCCTAAATAGCTTTAGCATCGGTTGAGAGCTCTCATTTTCCCCAAATCGACCCTCTCTCATTTTCCCCCAAATCGATTGAGAAGTCTGACGGTCATTGCTACTCCGGCGGGCCTCGTGCTTTATTTTTCCCCTTTTGGTAAgttgaaaactcataaatattgGTGATGATTCTTTGATTTCTTGCTCATCAACGTCTTCTTCCTTAGTTACCTCGTGTTATGAGAAAAAATAGTCCATATTCCTTGAACGGACTCTGCTCTGGGTGAAGCATAGGCCCTCAGGAAGTACCCTAGGACAATATAATTTTGATAGAATTAATCCCTGGAATATTATCTCTATTAGGAACTGAAGTACCGTCTATGCAAAACCTAAAGGCCACTTATCTTATTAAACATTGCTTCTTGCTTTACGAAGTAATTATGCtataaatcattaatttttctaATTGTTAATGCTTTAGTTTATCTGCTTTCTTCGCAATTGGTTGCCTCAAGTAAATTCTTTATGTTTACTGCAATTGTTCCTGAGTTGGATCTACTGCAGCTGCGAATTTGAGTTCATTCCTACTGGTATTCTACTTGCCATACACAATTAGAGAGTAAGATTTGTATTGCAGCTTTTATTAGTTGGAACGCATTGCATGTTAGGCTTTATGGTTTATCTTCAGTTATGATAATCATATACTGAAGACTTTCGTCCTTTCCATTGGCCGCTGATAGAATCATTTATACAGTTAATATATGGTCATACTGTTCTTTAGAATGCAACATGAGAGAGTAGACTATAATGATAAAAGGATATCTAGAATAAGTTATTTGTCTGGTTTATAGAGAAAATGCTCTTATTTCTCTATAGTACTTTTTGGGTCTTGATTCATTATGCAAGCCATTGATAGGATGTAGATGCATGTTGAACATAAGCTGATACATTATGTGTCTGTAGGTGGACTGGGTATCTGGAGATTGTTTGACATCTGCGCTATTGCTCTGGTGGCTATTTGTTGTTTGGCTAGAGCCTATACCGTAGATGGGTGCTTCATCGACGTGTGAGACCGTTGGTTGTTCTACCAGTACATCCTGATTGAAAGCCTATGCCAGCTTACTGGGAAGCCTTGCTGCGAATATATCTCAACGTCTGTTTGCTTGAGAAAAGAGCTTCCCTTGCAGAAAATTTGGTTGTATGGGAGGCTATTTTAAAGGTTGCTCCCACTGATAGTTCATATTAGTCCTAATTCATTGGCTGATTTATGCACCATAGTTTTGCATTGGAAGCTTGGGAAAGTCAAATTCATGGGCTCAGGTGCACAATGTCTGTGTTGATGGAGCATATCTTTCCAATACAAAAATAGTGTCGGGATTAAGACTTGGCAGGTAGATATATAATAattcttttaacttgaaaatGGAATTTctaagttaaaatatttttaaatttagaaaaataacaatttttttctaATGGACTAAAAAGAAACAAGAGAGAAACACTAATGTTGCCATCATTAATTGATTCTGCAGCAATTTTCATCattgagattttaatttttactGATGCAACCCCGATTGGAATTCCTCTTATACAACGCTTTATCTATCAGGGAGGTCCAGGACTTGTGAGAAAGATTAGCTTTATGAACGTGTGGATGGAAAATGTGTCAAATCCCATCATAATTGATCAATATTATTGTGATTCTCTACTGCCCTGCCCAAACCAGGTatgatatatacatattgtgGTGCAATTATGTAATCTACATTTCTCAGACTCTAAAAACATCGATGGGTGTAAGTCGGATACTGCCCGATACAGGTGCAACAATAATTTTAGAGAGTCCGAGCAACTGATTTGATTATGTCTTTGTTTATCTAATGTATTAATGTGAATATTTGATACGCAGACTTTTGGTATTACCATTCACAGTGTATACTTTGTGGGAATTAGAGGAACATCAGCAACAAAAAATGCAATTAAATTTGCCTGTAGAAAGCTATATGTGAAAGATATTCAACTGGTTTCATATTTGGGGTTTCCCACTACATCTTTTTGCTGGAAGGCATATGGTTCAACTTCAGGACTAAACAATCCTCCTTGTTGCTTTAGCTTTATGCAACCACCCATAAAATATTTATCCAATTGGAGTCATCAGTCCatttgaatttgataaattatgtccAATCTCATTAATTTGCTCAAGGCATAAAGAGGCATAACTTAGACCATGCAGAGGCACCTTCAACATttaaagtttatggatttttataTAGTGGATTTTATATACATAAAGACGTGGGCAAAAATTATTGAGTTCATGTGAACCCGCAACCGACCCTCTATATCCACCATTGTGCATTCACATCATGTGAAAGCTAgctattattaaatttaaatgtGTTGTAAGGACTATATTTTGTTATCCTAGGCAAAGAATGTATTAAGCGAGATATAAGTATTTGTAATACTTGATGAGATGGGAAGGTTACGAATAATCTGTCCTTAAGAAGTTATTCCACTCCCAACATGAACTTTTATGATATATTCTGGCTGGTTTCAATTTTTACTTCTTGAACATACCATCCTTTGTTATTATCAGTTGCAGGTGAGATAGACTATTGTGATCAATATATGCATGGCTGTGGAGCTGATACAGACTATGAATGATAACTACCTTAATGTCTGACGGTGTTCCTGGACTTCAGGCATGTTACAAAGAGTTGATTTCTCATGTGGTCACTCAAATAATAGTTATTCTCAGATTAAGATAATAACTCTTAGTTGAGTGACTAAATGAGAAATCTACCCATATTAAAAATGGCTAGTTGACGCGAAAACAGTAAATGCACAGAGTATTGATAACTCTAGCATTTCATCTGTATTCTGCCTTTTATTAGGTTTGCAGAGATAAATTACAGAAACCTCAGATTTGGGAAGATGTGCCTCAGCTGAATGGGTACGTAAATGATCCATATACTTAACTGAGATTCTTTAGGGATCAGTTTGTTCGCATATATCGCAGAGTAATAAAGCCAGAAAATAACATTATTCAATATCCAACATGCTCTTAACAACATATTTGCTTCTCCGTATTCGTTCAAATGCAATAGAGTTTCCATTCTAACCATTATATATATGTACCAAGTTAAACTAGGATAGTTAAATAAGGTCTCATTAAGGTTCTTTTGTTAATGGTTTGTTGAGCTCTGAAGCTGATAGAATTTCCATCTTTAATGCATATGGCCTGCTTCTACATCTTACTTTTTTCTTGAATCAGGTTGTTTATGTAACTCTTTAACAAGAGAAAATTGGAGATATGGGCCGCGGAGTCAGCTATGGAGGAGGGAAAAGTTCATTGGGATACTTATTTAGAAGCGGTGAGGTGCTAAAATCAACCACGACAAAGGCACCAGCTGTTCAAAGTGAAGGGCCGGCAATAAATAAGGAGCTAGCTTCAAAGCCTGCTGTTTCTGCTGTAGTTGATGCTACTAAGCAGATTGCTGCTGGTATTCAGAGCACCGCTTCGAGAAACCATTTTAGGTCAGATGGTCAAAATATAGGTAACTTTATCACGGTATTGCCCTCGCGTCAATTAGGATGATGTCTTTGAAATGCGTGTATGGATCCTTTTTATTGTTTGCTGGAGAAATATTTTTGATTATTCAAGGTAGAGTAATATAAATAGCTTGCTTTCTCATCCTTCACAAATGAAAGTCTTATAATTTCGAAACAATTGATAATCACGATTCTGCTTAGGTATAATCATAGATAACTTCAAAGTTCTctcttttaattaatttgatttgatatgGTGATAACTTTATTCGAGGGAGCTTATGATTGGTCATCTACTCAAGTACCTATCCGACCATTCCTTTGAATTCTGAAAGTTCATTGTATTCACTCCTATAAACACCTCCTAACTGCTATCtttatttttctgtttttttttgaaagaataagTTTGAGAGATGTGCAAGGTGTAGTGATCTTAAATGGTGTGTGCAGAATGAAAGGAACGAAAGGTATTTTGATGGAAACTCCActggggggtgcgcggatttaattaaataggtataatagatttggtacatatttgtagtgaatctatttttatttagtgcgtggatgttatcttttaataatttacttttttcgtaagatatattcattaattattttatcctgtagtaattacagagttacaaattcttgtataataatttattctatctgtgctataatatatatctaattctagattttcaatgttatttattattttatgttgttcttctcgtagtgagttttttaaattatataaactatcacatgtacttttatctaaattttctaaggttttttctatccatactaatttttcttttaggtctttcattatttgtctaattcggtttctataattaatttcattatttagattttcttgattttctctagtttgtctaatatattctaacatatcttaatctgaataatatccttctgggtaaatttcttcgtataactgttctaggtaatttatagtttcagtttcgtaatctattattttttctaatattattttcttaatatctataatttctatgtttttaagtgtatataatattaaaattttaagataatctaaatgatctatttttaaaattgttttgtagctgtttgttttagtcttagtagtttttgcatatttttattgagaaattttatatctttatttt includes:
- the LOC124895286 gene encoding protein SPIRAL1-like 1 encodes the protein MGRGVSYGGGKSSLGYLFRSGEVLKSTTTKAPAVQSEGPAINKELASKPAVSAVVDATKQIAAGIQSTASRNHFRSDGQNIGNFITVLPSRQLG